A region of uncultured Desulfobacter sp. DNA encodes the following proteins:
- a CDS encoding tryptophan--tRNA ligase gives MKNADYLTGITTSGTPHLGNYVGAIRPAVESSKNPDLTSYYFLADYHSLIKNHDPEKRKTSTLEIAAAWIALGLDYNNCVFYRQSDIPEIPELTWILTCLTAKGLMNRAHAYKAAVQENEEQERKDPDQGVTMGLFSYPILMAADILMFNAAKVPVGKDQIQHLEMTRDIAARFNHMYQELFVLPEVVVDETAAVLCGLDGRKMSKSYNNFIPLFDTEKRLRKMIMKVQTNSLGPDEPKDPDTCTLFSIYRAFATKEQTQDLARRYREGIAWGTMKQELFEYINDILKEPRQQYDELMANPKDIEDILKKGAIRAREYSVPFLDKVRKSVGIQSLF, from the coding sequence ATGAAAAACGCAGACTATTTAACCGGTATTACTACTTCGGGCACCCCCCATCTTGGCAACTATGTGGGTGCCATCCGTCCGGCTGTTGAATCCAGCAAAAATCCGGACCTGACCTCATATTATTTTCTGGCAGATTACCATTCCCTTATCAAAAATCATGATCCGGAAAAACGAAAAACATCCACCCTGGAAATAGCAGCCGCCTGGATTGCTTTAGGGTTGGATTACAATAATTGTGTGTTTTACCGGCAGTCTGACATTCCCGAGATTCCGGAACTTACCTGGATTTTGACCTGCCTGACGGCCAAGGGGCTGATGAACCGTGCCCATGCTTATAAGGCTGCTGTCCAGGAAAACGAGGAGCAGGAGAGAAAAGATCCGGACCAGGGCGTCACCATGGGCCTTTTTTCCTATCCCATTCTTATGGCGGCAGACATTCTCATGTTCAATGCCGCCAAGGTGCCCGTGGGTAAGGATCAGATTCAGCATCTTGAAATGACAAGGGATATTGCTGCCCGATTCAACCATATGTATCAGGAATTGTTTGTTCTGCCCGAGGTGGTTGTGGATGAAACTGCAGCTGTACTCTGTGGCCTTGACGGGCGTAAAATGAGCAAAAGCTACAACAACTTCATTCCGCTGTTTGATACGGAAAAGAGGCTGCGCAAAATGATCATGAAGGTCCAGACCAATTCTCTGGGGCCAGACGAACCCAAAGACCCCGATACCTGTACCCTGTTTTCCATTTACCGGGCCTTTGCCACCAAGGAGCAGACACAGGACCTGGCCCGCCGGTACAGGGAAGGCATTGCCTGGGGAACCATGAAACAGGAGCTGTTTGAATATATCAATGATATTTTAAAGGAACCCCGGCAGCAGTATGACGAGCTGATGGCCAACCCCAAAGATATTGAAGATATTTTGAAAAAAGGCGCGATTCGGGCCAGGGAATATTCCGTGCCCTTCCTGGATAAAGTCAGAAAGAGCGTTGGTATTCAATCACTGTTTTAG
- a CDS encoding ATP-binding protein, which yields MVQETKNTEKKADGAGPDTRPAEGEFLNYKRVWLFSFVLTAAFAIIPVIFFGVLDYNLTRRSLENDAEARASRLASNTWRSLSFFLDERKNALSYVVRSNAFEQLQDSEQLATILNSLHQSFGGFTDLGIINATGVQIAYAGPHGLAGKNYKDQQWFEDTMAHGASVSDVFLGFRNVPHISIAMRHTAPDNTYFIIRATLEHQLSGILSEVKTSGNGDAFLINAKGVLQTPSHHLGNVLEKTYIALPPATDETHTMTLTLEDGQEMIAAFRNILNTPFILVVLKSKQVIMSPWHESQMSLLKYLGVSISVIFLWIWAVTGYFVRRLKISDQNRHKYFHMAEYENKMASIGRLAAGVAHEINNPLAIINEKAGLIKDMIYFKQELKNDPKLLEVVDIILASVKRCSRITRQLLSFGRQTQTVPVPLILKTIVDEVLVFLVKEAQLKNIFIDIDVPDTLPQIIGNRGKLQQILLNIINNGFAAMPRDGKLSIRAQKVQESFVRLDICDSGSGISPENLKHIFEPFFSTKTNQGGTGLGLSITYGLIQEMGGRIEVKSKINEGTTFIIYLPTTTGKEE from the coding sequence ATGGTTCAGGAAACTAAGAATACGGAAAAGAAAGCGGATGGCGCAGGCCCGGACACCAGGCCTGCCGAAGGCGAATTCCTTAATTACAAAAGGGTCTGGCTGTTTTCCTTTGTATTGACAGCCGCCTTTGCCATTATACCTGTTATCTTTTTTGGCGTCCTGGATTACAACCTGACCCGCCGGTCCCTGGAAAATGATGCCGAGGCCAGGGCTTCCCGCCTGGCCTCAAACACCTGGCGTTCACTGTCCTTTTTTTTAGATGAACGTAAAAATGCATTGAGCTACGTGGTCCGGTCCAACGCCTTTGAGCAGCTTCAGGATTCTGAACAGCTGGCAACGATTTTAAATTCTTTGCATCAAAGCTTTGGCGGGTTTACGGATCTCGGCATAATTAACGCCACCGGGGTTCAAATCGCCTATGCAGGTCCCCATGGCCTTGCCGGCAAAAATTACAAGGATCAGCAATGGTTCGAGGACACCATGGCCCATGGTGCTTCTGTCAGTGATGTGTTTCTGGGGTTCAGGAACGTTCCCCATATTTCCATTGCCATGCGTCATACAGCCCCGGATAATACATATTTTATTATCCGGGCCACCCTTGAGCACCAGCTGTCCGGGATTTTATCCGAAGTTAAAACATCGGGTAATGGTGATGCGTTTTTGATCAATGCCAAAGGTGTGCTTCAGACACCTTCCCACCATTTGGGTAATGTGCTTGAAAAAACCTACATTGCCTTACCCCCGGCTACGGATGAGACCCATACCATGACTCTGACCCTTGAAGACGGACAGGAGATGATCGCGGCGTTCAGGAACATACTCAATACGCCGTTTATTCTGGTTGTGTTAAAATCCAAACAGGTCATCATGTCCCCCTGGCATGAAAGCCAGATGTCATTGCTCAAATACTTGGGCGTCAGCATATCCGTTATTTTTTTATGGATATGGGCGGTAACCGGTTATTTTGTACGGCGTCTGAAAATTTCAGACCAGAATCGTCACAAATATTTTCATATGGCGGAGTACGAAAACAAAATGGCGTCCATTGGACGGCTTGCCGCAGGTGTGGCCCATGAGATTAACAATCCTTTGGCCATTATCAATGAAAAGGCCGGGCTGATAAAGGATATGATCTATTTCAAGCAGGAGCTGAAAAATGACCCCAAACTTCTTGAGGTTGTTGATATTATCCTTGCTTCTGTAAAGAGGTGCAGCAGGATCACACGCCAATTACTCAGTTTCGGGCGCCAGACCCAGACCGTTCCGGTGCCTTTAATTCTTAAGACCATTGTCGATGAGGTGCTGGTTTTTCTGGTAAAAGAAGCCCAGTTAAAAAATATCTTTATTGATATAGATGTGCCCGATACTCTTCCCCAGATCATCGGAAACCGGGGTAAACTGCAGCAGATCCTATTAAATATAATTAATAACGGATTTGCTGCCATGCCCAGGGACGGAAAGCTTTCCATCAGGGCGCAAAAAGTGCAGGAGTCGTTTGTACGCCTTGACATATGCGACAGCGGCAGTGGTATATCACCTGAAAATCTTAAACATATTTTTGAACCGTTCTTCTCCACAAAGACCAATCAGGGGGGGACCGGCCTAGGGCTTTCCATTACATACGGCCTTATCCAGGAAATGGGCGGACGGATTGAAGTAAAAAGCAAGATTAATGAGGGCACAACATTTATAATATATCTGCCCACAACAACAGGGAAAGAAGAGTGA
- a CDS encoding SulP family inorganic anion transporter, giving the protein MLTKILPFIEWFKDYSLSKFKIDFLAGLTVALVLIPQSMAYAQLAGLPAYYGLYAAFLPPMVASLFGSSRQLATGPVAVVSLMTAASLEPLASAGSEAFIAYAIVLALTVGVFQLLLGVLRLGLIVNFLSHPVVNGFTNAAAIIIGTSQLSKLFGVYVDKAHHHYETIIRVIESAFHYTHLPTLGMGILSIAIMVGLKRLNPRIPFVLAAVAITTIISWATGFEHNETVAINQIMDDQVQQDIKTFNHTIASIAELSAERTKLTAKIEASKEAPALEQLDLEYQSRKLTTRIDEAKHHASEIRTGLREMHFSAVEDNTKGIVFYPKEGQMPDAKIDDRVYRISIGNKALNTDALKLSGGGAVVGDVPKGLPKIGIPNLSVSAFLQLLPYAVIISLLGFMEAIAIAKAMAAKTGQRLDPNQELIGQGLANILGSFGKSYPVSGSFSRSAVNLQAGAVSGLSSVITSLMVIITLLFFTPLLYHLPQAVLASVIMMAVIGLVNVSGFVHAWHAQWYDGVISVITFIVTLAVAPHLESGIYMGVGLSLAVFLYKSMRPKISLLSRGQDQALKDSCVHALATCEHIQLIRFEGPLFFANASYLEDEINDRIQASSNLKHFIIACNGINDIDASGQEALALIIQRLRSAGYGVSLSGVNDAVYKVLARTHLLEEIGMHNIYPTMETALSSVHPLTHANTTENECPLLVNCLEPQSTK; this is encoded by the coding sequence ATGTTAACCAAAATACTGCCGTTCATAGAGTGGTTCAAGGATTACTCCCTGTCCAAATTCAAAATTGATTTTTTGGCCGGGCTTACAGTGGCCCTGGTGCTTATTCCCCAGTCCATGGCCTACGCCCAGCTGGCAGGTCTGCCGGCTTACTACGGCCTTTATGCCGCATTTCTGCCCCCCATGGTTGCTTCTTTATTCGGATCCAGCCGCCAGCTGGCAACCGGTCCCGTGGCCGTGGTCTCTCTGATGACCGCAGCAAGTCTTGAACCCCTGGCATCAGCCGGCAGCGAAGCCTTCATTGCCTATGCAATTGTCCTGGCTCTCACGGTCGGTGTTTTTCAGCTGCTGCTTGGCGTTCTTCGCCTGGGCCTTATTGTTAATTTTCTGTCCCATCCTGTTGTTAACGGTTTTACCAATGCTGCGGCAATTATCATCGGTACTTCCCAGCTGTCCAAGCTGTTCGGCGTATATGTGGATAAAGCGCATCACCACTATGAAACCATTATACGTGTGATTGAGAGTGCCTTTCACTACACCCATCTGCCCACCCTGGGCATGGGGATTTTATCCATCGCCATCATGGTGGGGTTAAAACGACTGAATCCCAGAATTCCTTTCGTACTTGCTGCGGTTGCCATCACAACCATCATTTCCTGGGCCACCGGATTCGAGCATAATGAAACGGTCGCCATAAACCAAATCATGGATGACCAGGTTCAACAAGATATCAAGACATTTAACCATACCATTGCATCCATTGCCGAACTAAGTGCCGAACGTACAAAGCTGACGGCCAAAATCGAGGCCAGTAAGGAGGCCCCTGCACTTGAACAATTGGACCTTGAATACCAGTCCAGGAAACTTACCACTAGAATTGATGAGGCCAAACATCATGCCTCTGAAATTCGTACAGGCCTTAGGGAGATGCATTTCAGCGCTGTTGAAGATAATACTAAAGGTATTGTTTTTTATCCCAAAGAAGGCCAAATGCCTGATGCCAAGATAGATGACAGGGTATACCGTATCAGCATAGGCAATAAAGCGCTGAACACTGATGCCTTAAAACTGTCTGGCGGCGGTGCGGTGGTCGGTGACGTTCCCAAAGGGCTTCCCAAAATAGGAATACCCAATCTTAGCGTTTCCGCATTCCTTCAGCTTTTGCCCTATGCCGTTATTATCTCTCTGCTTGGTTTTATGGAAGCCATTGCCATTGCCAAAGCCATGGCGGCCAAAACAGGCCAAAGGCTTGACCCCAACCAGGAACTTATCGGTCAGGGTCTTGCCAATATCCTGGGCTCTTTCGGCAAAAGTTATCCGGTCTCCGGTTCTTTTTCCAGAAGTGCCGTTAATCTCCAGGCCGGTGCTGTTTCAGGTCTTTCCAGTGTCATAACAAGCCTTATGGTTATCATCACCTTGCTGTTTTTTACACCATTGCTTTACCACCTGCCCCAGGCAGTCCTTGCTTCGGTTATCATGATGGCGGTTATCGGGCTTGTAAACGTTTCCGGTTTTGTTCATGCCTGGCATGCACAGTGGTATGACGGTGTGATTTCCGTGATTACCTTTATTGTCACCCTGGCTGTGGCACCTCACCTTGAAAGCGGCATTTATATGGGGGTCGGCCTGTCCCTGGCCGTATTTTTATACAAAAGCATGCGCCCCAAAATCAGCCTTCTTTCCAGGGGGCAAGACCAGGCGCTTAAAGATTCGTGTGTACATGCACTTGCCACCTGTGAGCACATCCAGCTGATCCGTTTTGAAGGTCCGCTGTTTTTTGCCAATGCCAGTTACCTTGAAGATGAAATCAACGACCGGATACAGGCGTCATCCAATCTAAAGCACTTTATTATCGCCTGTAACGGCATCAACGATATTGATGCCTCGGGCCAGGAAGCTTTGGCCCTGATCATTCAGCGTTTGAGAAGTGCCGGATACGGCGTATCGTTGAGCGGGGTCAATGATGCGGTTTACAAGGTGCTTGCACGTACGCATCTGCTTGAAGAAATCGGAATGCACAACATTTATCCCACCATGGAAACAGCGCTCTCAAGCGTTCACCCCCTGACACATGCCAACACCACGGAAAATGAGTGCCCATTACTCGTCAACTGCCTGGAGCCCCAATCAACAAAATAA
- a CDS encoding response regulator, whose product MSILTFFSGSYCGKAPIISDVIDQSGFKLLTDKDLVASASRQSGMPEKKIARSFLEKTSVFNKFTHEKERAIAYLRLATAECMSQDEIMIEGFTSLLIPASISHALRICLIADKTSRIEQAMKEHNVSEKEASNLISKSDEATSAWSNTLYKITDPWDASLYDMILPTDKMTKDEAVSLILENLKNEVIQPTKVSKKAAEDFGLAARVEVALSKEGHAVGVSARDGLVTLTINTNVLLLGKLEEELKNIVQQVEGVSSVETRIGKGFYQADIYRRFDFQVPSKVLLVDDEREFVQTLSERLQMRDVGSAIAYDGESALNLVEADEPDVMILDLKMPGIDGIEVLKKVKTSRPDIEVIILTGHGSDADKEICIKLGAFAYLQKPVDIEELSRNLKAANEKIRQKQK is encoded by the coding sequence ATGTCTATACTGACATTTTTCAGCGGTTCATATTGCGGCAAAGCGCCAATTATTTCAGATGTTATTGATCAAAGCGGTTTTAAACTGCTGACAGACAAAGATCTGGTAGCTTCGGCCAGCCGGCAGTCCGGAATGCCCGAAAAGAAAATTGCCCGCTCTTTTCTTGAGAAAACATCGGTTTTCAATAAATTTACCCATGAAAAAGAGCGCGCCATTGCTTACCTGCGCCTTGCCACTGCAGAGTGCATGTCCCAGGATGAAATAATGATTGAAGGATTTACAAGCCTTTTAATCCCTGCATCCATAAGCCATGCATTAAGAATCTGCCTCATTGCAGATAAGACTTCCCGCATTGAACAGGCCATGAAAGAACACAACGTAAGTGAAAAAGAAGCATCGAACCTGATATCAAAAAGCGATGAAGCAACCAGTGCATGGTCCAATACGCTTTATAAAATTACCGATCCCTGGGATGCGTCCCTTTACGACATGATTCTGCCCACGGACAAGATGACTAAAGATGAAGCCGTATCCCTGATTCTTGAAAATTTAAAAAATGAAGTCATCCAGCCCACCAAGGTGTCAAAAAAGGCTGCCGAGGACTTTGGCCTGGCCGCACGGGTGGAGGTCGCACTGTCCAAAGAAGGCCATGCGGTTGGTGTCAGTGCCCGGGACGGACTGGTGACCCTGACCATCAATACCAATGTTCTTCTTTTGGGAAAGCTTGAAGAAGAGCTTAAAAATATAGTACAACAGGTTGAAGGGGTCTCTTCGGTTGAAACCCGTATCGGCAAGGGTTTTTACCAGGCAGACATCTATCGCAGATTTGATTTCCAGGTGCCGTCAAAAGTTCTTTTGGTGGATGACGAGCGTGAATTTGTTCAGACCCTTTCCGAAAGGCTTCAGATGCGTGACGTCGGTTCTGCCATTGCCTATGACGGAGAATCCGCTCTAAATCTTGTGGAAGCCGATGAACCTGATGTGATGATCCTGGATTTGAAGATGCCGGGCATTGACGGTATTGAAGTTCTAAAGAAAGTCAAGACATCCAGGCCTGACATTGAAGTCATCATTCTTACAGGCCATGGGTCCGATGCTGACAAGGAGATCTGCATCAAGCTTGGGGCCTTTGCCTATCTGCAGAAGCCTGTGGACATAGAAGAGTTAAGCCGGAATTTGAAGGCTGCCAATGAAAAAATCCGGCAGAAACAAAAATAG
- a CDS encoding pseudouridine synthase — protein MQTTDPETARGIRLQKILAHCGLCSRRKAETLILDGRVTVNGKLVKELGTRADPAKDNICVDGKPVEFNTDEDVHYTYIAVNKPQGVVTTCAQKDAKIILDLVPVKIRVYPVGRLDKDSVGLVLLTDDGELHNRLSHPSHDHEKEYLVFTVQPVSDQDLATMAQGMVIDGKKTRRARVRRVSENGFKIVLKQGLNRQIRKMVGKTGNQVAMLKRTRMANIHLGSLPSGKWRYLTEKEIKQLKQ, from the coding sequence ATGCAGACTACAGATCCTGAAACAGCCCGGGGAATCCGGCTGCAAAAAATCCTGGCCCATTGCGGGCTTTGTTCCCGCAGAAAGGCCGAGACCCTTATCCTTGACGGCAGGGTCACTGTGAACGGCAAACTTGTTAAAGAGCTTGGCACGCGTGCAGATCCGGCAAAGGACAACATATGTGTCGACGGCAAACCTGTTGAGTTCAATACAGACGAAGATGTGCACTACACCTATATTGCCGTAAACAAACCCCAGGGAGTGGTCACAACCTGCGCCCAGAAAGATGCAAAAATTATTCTGGACCTTGTGCCGGTAAAAATAAGGGTTTATCCCGTGGGGCGGCTGGACAAAGATTCCGTGGGGCTTGTACTGCTGACCGATGACGGTGAATTGCATAATCGGTTATCCCACCCCTCCCACGACCATGAAAAAGAGTATCTGGTGTTTACGGTGCAGCCTGTCAGTGACCAGGATCTTGCCACCATGGCCCAGGGCATGGTCATAGACGGAAAAAAAACCCGGCGGGCCAGGGTCCGCAGGGTTTCTGAAAACGGATTTAAAATTGTTCTGAAACAGGGCTTAAACCGCCAGATCCGGAAGATGGTGGGCAAAACCGGCAATCAGGTGGCCATGCTCAAACGGACCCGCATGGCCAATATCCATCTTGGCAGCCTGCCTTCGGGCAAGTGGCGATATCTCACCGAAAAAGAGATTAAACAACTAAAACAGTGA
- a CDS encoding sensor histidine kinase: MKHTVQEITDLYGPAYFGRMGASISHDIKNCLAIMNENAGLMSDHLMMAQKKGVPPDVERFSGIVGRIEKQISRADGIVKSLSSFSHSMDKPLQPIDLDEAVGLALGLGGRIISNKGIEVIHTRAVDKRHVNGSQFFLLFLIWSIFENATQTLASGAVLNISSIQDENNQIGLSFQCDQPFASGCDREVSGQALDLLQAKIVLNDQCTKIDLVFGK, from the coding sequence TTGAAACACACGGTTCAGGAAATTACCGATCTTTACGGCCCGGCCTATTTCGGCAGGATGGGGGCATCCATATCCCATGATATAAAAAACTGCCTGGCCATCATGAATGAAAACGCAGGGCTGATGTCCGATCATCTTATGATGGCCCAGAAGAAAGGCGTTCCTCCCGATGTCGAGCGTTTTTCAGGGATTGTCGGACGGATTGAAAAACAGATATCCCGGGCTGACGGCATCGTGAAATCTCTAAGTTCCTTTTCCCACAGTATGGATAAGCCACTCCAGCCGATAGATCTGGACGAGGCGGTGGGCCTTGCCCTTGGCCTTGGTGGCCGAATTATCTCCAATAAAGGCATTGAGGTCATTCACACCCGGGCTGTGGACAAACGTCATGTCAACGGATCTCAGTTCTTTTTATTGTTTCTGATCTGGTCAATTTTCGAAAATGCAACACAAACTCTTGCATCAGGTGCCGTTCTCAATATATCCTCTATACAGGATGAAAATAATCAAATCGGTTTAAGCTTTCAGTGTGATCAGCCGTTTGCATCGGGTTGTGACCGTGAGGTAAGCGGCCAGGCCCTGGATCTGCTCCAGGCGAAAATTGTATTGAATGATCAGTGCACCAAAATTGATCTGGTATTTGGCAAATGA
- a CDS encoding response regulator, giving the protein MQILLVDDEKELVSTLAERLGYRGIDAHWAVTPSDAIAMLSKQSYDIAVLDVQMPEMNGFELKEKMEALSSELKFIFMTGHGSEECYHEGCSQTGEAFYLVKPVDIDSLIEKLNQVMLNGGKS; this is encoded by the coding sequence ATGCAGATACTTCTGGTCGACGATGAGAAGGAACTGGTTTCTACCCTGGCAGAGCGCCTTGGGTATAGAGGGATTGATGCACACTGGGCTGTCACACCCAGTGATGCCATTGCCATGCTGTCTAAACAAAGCTATGACATTGCGGTTCTGGATGTTCAGATGCCTGAAATGAACGGCTTTGAGCTCAAGGAGAAGATGGAGGCCCTATCTTCAGAACTCAAGTTTATTTTCATGACCGGCCACGGGTCCGAAGAGTGCTACCATGAAGGGTGTTCCCAGACCGGAGAAGCTTTTTATCTTGTTAAACCTGTGGATATTGACAGCCTGATTGAAAAACTCAACCAGGTCATGCTTAATGGAGGAAAAAGTTGA
- a CDS encoding TetR/AcrR family transcriptional regulator, which translates to MSKKDAILQAATVLFSKNGFKETSTADLAKMINVAEGTIFYHFKTKEKLFLAVLEETKKMILEEFDAHMGNLHFDNGMGMIERAVSFHLYLAGKMENQFLLLHRYYPYQMAETVPECRDYLGAIYDCLVSIYEDGIEMGVEDGSIDPLPARKTALIIFSMVDGVVRFKTYNLYNANALFNELVISCRRMLKT; encoded by the coding sequence ATGTCAAAAAAAGATGCCATACTGCAGGCCGCAACCGTGCTGTTTTCCAAAAATGGATTCAAAGAGACCTCCACCGCTGATCTGGCAAAAATGATCAATGTAGCGGAAGGGACCATTTTTTATCACTTCAAGACCAAGGAGAAATTGTTTTTAGCAGTCCTTGAAGAGACCAAAAAAATGATCCTTGAGGAATTTGACGCACATATGGGAAATCTGCATTTTGACAATGGCATGGGCATGATTGAACGTGCGGTATCCTTCCATTTATACCTGGCCGGCAAGATGGAGAACCAGTTTCTTCTCCTGCACAGGTACTATCCCTACCAGATGGCAGAGACAGTACCCGAGTGCCGCGATTATCTGGGGGCCATTTACGACTGTCTTGTGTCTATTTATGAAGACGGTATCGAAATGGGGGTAGAGGATGGTTCCATTGATCCTTTACCGGCCCGCAAAACCGCTTTGATTATCTTTTCCATGGTGGACGGGGTGGTCCGGTTTAAAACGTATAATCTTTATAATGCCAATGCCTTGTTCAATGAACTGGTTATCTCCTGCAGGCGCATGCTAAAGACTTAG
- the argJ gene encoding bifunctional glutamate N-acetyltransferase/amino-acid acetyltransferase ArgJ, with protein MKGFKFAGVHAGIKKKKNKDLGLIYAENPASSAALFTRNQVVAAPVILGRKTMEKGILQAVLVNSGNANCFTGEQGVDDARQCAGLVAKALDIDPDHVLVSSTGVIGAPLPMDKFEAGIPEAVACLDSCTLEDFAQAILTTDTCTKMMSLQGKIITSGDEKDFTVTGVAKGSGMIRPDMATMLAYVFTDAGISSDLLKQALTHAASRSFNRITVDGDTSTNDTLVCMASGAGQAVVGNDESFEAFQAVLDDVCYGLAKNIVKDGEGATKVASITVKGALSQQDAFKAAEAIAHSPLVKTAIYGQDPNWGRITAAAGRSGATVDQNKMDLYFDHVPLVQKGQWQGKESEIQAAKVMKQDEISIVLDLNLGEGRDQFLFCDFSENYVKINADYRS; from the coding sequence ATGAAAGGCTTTAAATTTGCCGGAGTCCATGCCGGAATAAAAAAGAAGAAAAACAAGGATCTTGGGCTGATTTATGCTGAAAATCCTGCGAGTTCCGCAGCATTATTTACAAGGAACCAGGTGGTTGCCGCCCCTGTCATTCTTGGCAGAAAAACCATGGAAAAAGGCATTCTTCAGGCCGTGCTGGTCAACTCAGGCAATGCCAACTGTTTTACCGGGGAGCAGGGTGTGGACGATGCAAGGCAATGCGCAGGACTTGTGGCAAAAGCCCTTGACATTGATCCTGACCATGTCCTTGTTTCGTCCACCGGGGTTATCGGTGCTCCGCTTCCCATGGACAAATTTGAAGCAGGCATACCTGAAGCTGTGGCGTGCCTTGATTCCTGTACGCTTGAAGATTTTGCCCAGGCCATACTCACCACCGATACCTGTACCAAAATGATGTCCCTCCAGGGAAAGATCATCACATCCGGGGATGAAAAAGACTTTACCGTTACAGGCGTGGCCAAAGGTTCCGGCATGATCCGGCCGGACATGGCCACCATGCTGGCCTATGTATTCACAGACGCCGGGATTTCCAGCGACCTGCTGAAACAGGCCCTGACCCATGCCGCCTCCCGCTCCTTTAACCGGATCACCGTTGACGGAGATACCAGCACCAATGACACCCTTGTCTGCATGGCCAGCGGGGCCGGACAGGCCGTTGTAGGCAATGATGAATCCTTTGAAGCATTCCAGGCTGTTTTGGATGATGTCTGCTACGGACTTGCCAAAAACATTGTCAAAGACGGAGAAGGCGCCACAAAGGTGGCCTCCATCACGGTCAAAGGCGCATTAAGCCAGCAGGATGCCTTCAAAGCCGCCGAAGCCATTGCCCACTCGCCCCTTGTCAAAACCGCCATTTACGGCCAGGACCCCAACTGGGGGCGGATCACTGCCGCCGCCGGAAGATCCGGAGCCACGGTGGATCAGAACAAGATGGATTTATATTTTGATCATGTCCCCCTGGTCCAAAAGGGACAGTGGCAGGGTAAAGAGTCTGAAATCCAGGCTGCAAAGGTCATGAAACAGGATGAAATCAGCATTGTCCTGGATCTTAATCTCGGGGAAGGCCGGGACCAGTTTCTGTTCTGCGACTTCAGCGAAAACTATGTAAAAATCAATGCAGACTACAGATCCTGA